Proteins from one Ornithobacterium rhinotracheale genomic window:
- a CDS encoding helix-turn-helix transcriptional regulator, producing MQSSIVNFIKNKRKQLGMTQVELAERAGVGLCFVRELEQDKQTVRLDKVNQILALFGAELGVTMK from the coding sequence ATGCAATCTTCAATTGTGAATTTCATCAAAAATAAAAGAAAACAGCTAGGGATGACTCAAGTAGAACTTGCCGAAAGGGCAGGGGTAGGCTTGTGTTTTGTAAGAGAATTGGAACAAGACAAACAAACTGTGCGATTGGATAAAGTTAATCAAATTTTAGCTTTGTTTGGAGCCGAACTGGGTGTTACAATGAAATAA
- a CDS encoding HipA N-terminal domain-containing protein translates to MIRQAEVFYHNSLAGTIEENENGFIFKYDEDYLKSEKVKPISLTLPLQEKPYESKILFPFFDGLIPEGWLLNIAVKNCKLNPRDRFGLLLSMCKDCIGCVSIISK, encoded by the coding sequence ATAATAAGACAAGCCGAAGTTTTTTATCATAATTCGCTAGCAGGAACCATTGAAGAAAACGAAAATGGTTTTATTTTTAAATATGATGAAGATTATTTAAAAAGTGAAAAAGTCAAGCCTATAAGCCTTACTTTGCCGTTGCAAGAAAAACCATACGAAAGCAAAATTCTATTTCCTTTTTTTGACGGACTAATTCCAGAAGGCTGGCTTTTAAATATTGCAGTAAAGAACTGTAAACTTAACCCAAGAGATAGATTTGGTCTACTTTTGAGTATGTGTAAAGATTGCATAGGTTGTGTTTCAATCATCTCTAAATAA